A window of the Vanessa cardui chromosome 12, ilVanCard2.1, whole genome shotgun sequence genome harbors these coding sequences:
- the LOC124534411 gene encoding cold shock domain-containing protein CG9705 gives MSSDNGFNNDDSPNKTLTHLQLPSPIITRRNRTASTSERALQNPIEYGKIKSFCREKGHGFIKPLKGGEDLFLHISDIEGEYVPLPGDEVSYRLCPIPPKFEKYQAVHVKIVQLVRERHSKWHEPSL, from the exons ATGTCGAGTGACAACGGGTTTAACAATGACGATTCTCCTAATAAAACTTTAACACATCTCCAGCTTCCCAGCCCCATAATAACAAGAAGAAACCGAACCGCTTCAAC gtCCGAAAGAGCACTTCAAAATCCTATCGAATACGGAAAGATAAAATCTTTTTGTCGCGAAAAAGGTCACGGGTTTATAAAACCATTAAAAGGTGGTGAAGATCTATTTCTACATATTTCAGA TATTGAAGGAGAGTATGTACCTTTGCCTGGGGATGAAGTATCTTACCGACTATGCCCAATCCCACCAAAGTTTGAAAAGTATCAAGCTGTCCATGTCAAGATTGTGCAACTTGTACGAGAGAGGCATTCAAAGTGGCACGAACCTTCACTGTAA
- the LOC124534328 gene encoding tyramine beta-hydroxylase — protein sequence MKGKCFVAIFFTLIYYHYSFSIHEEHDEIIAESESVLDPKGELTLKWRVNYNVRKIRFSLNFNEKAPSINWFALGFSDRGDLENSDVCLVWTNYIGRDYFEDMHADENGKLIRDTHQNCEDFHVDRETRSVTFERYFDTCDKDDYVIEDGTVHVIWARGIDKLFSSKGLCISCTSNHDHGFIRVRLLTPPAAPQPSAHELRITNKQLKVPGSDTTYWCKVFKLPAFVTESVHHIVKFESTITRGNEGLVHHMEVFYCDDDPNKEMPLFEGNCFSPKRPESTKVCSKVKAAWAMGAPPFIYPQEAGLPLGGPKANKYVMLEVHYNNPDLRNDWVDSSGIILHITDNRRKYDAAIMELGLEYTDKMAIPGGQEAFSLTGYCIPQCTAVGLPAAGIVVFGSQLHTHLTGAAVRTRHARGLRELPVLNEDLHYSTHFQEIRILHRPVRILPGDYLETTCVYNTKDKEEATIGGHAITDEMCVNYMHYYPATELEVCKSAVSNKALEDYFKFEKRWDNMSISFEAAPRANYLSIKPWTPLRAKALHMLYTESPISMQCNKSDGNRFQGDWEGIEIPKIKVPLREAPRFCPKMHSNP from the exons ATGAAAGGAAAATGTTTCGTAgccatattttttactttaatttattatcattattcgTTTTCAATACACGAGGAACACG ACGAAATAATTGCTGAAAGTGAATCGGTGTTGGATCCTAAAGGCGAACTTACACTGAAATGGCGAGTCAATTACAACGTTCGAAAAATTCGATTCTCTTTAAATTTTAACGAAAAAGCACCATCTATAAATTGGTTTGCTCTGGGTTTTTCTGATAGAGGGGATTTGGAAAATTCCGACGTGTGTCTGGTTTGGACCAACTATATTGGTCGAGATTACTTCGAG GATATGCATGCAGATGAAAATGGAAAATTGATACGGGATACTCATCAAAACTGCGAAGACTTCCACGTCGATAGGGAAACGAGAAGTGTTACTTTTGAGCGTTATTTTGATACTTGCGACAAAGATGATTACGTCATAGAG GATGGTACTGTTCACGTGATCTGGGCACGCGGAATAGACAAACTCTTTTCATCTAAGGGCCTTTGCATATCCTGCACCTCTAACCACGATCATGGTTTCATACGCGTTCGTTTGCTCACGCCACCTGCCGCACCGCAACCATCCGCACACGAGCTGCGGATCACAAACAAGCAATTAAAGGTTCCAGGAAGTGACACGACGTATTGGTGCAAGGTTTTCAAGCTACCGGCTTTTGTTACAGAAAGTGTTCATCACATTgtaaag tttgaaTCAACAATAACACGAGGTAACGAAGGGTTGGTACATCATATGGAAGTCTTTTATTGCGACGACGATCCAAATAAAGAAATGCCATTGTTTGAAGGAAATTGTTTTTCGCCAAAACGACCAGAATCTACCAAAGTCTGTTCAAAG gTCAAAGCCGCGTGGGCAATGGGTGCACCGCCATTTATTTACCCACAAGAAGCTGGGTTACCACTTGGAGGACCAAAAGCTAACAAATATGTTATGCTTGAGGTTCACTACAATAACCCTGATCTTCGAAATG ATTGGGTGGACAGTTCGGGCATTATTCTCCATATAACTGATAATAGACGTAAATACGACGCCGCGATCATGGAACTGGGGTTGGAGTACACTGATAAAATGGCGATTCCGGGAGGGCAGGAAGCCTTCTCGTTGACTGGATATTGTATACCGCAGTGCACGGCTGtg GGTCTTCCGGCAGCGGGAATCGTAGTGTTCGGTAGTCAGCTGCACACGCACCTGACGGGCGCGGCGGTGCGGACGCGACACGCGCGGGGACTTCGCGAGCTGCCCGTGCTCAACGAGGACCTGCACTACTCCACGCACTTCCAGGAGATACGCATATTACATCGGCCTGTACGAATTCTGCCG GGAGATTACTTAGAGACTACTTGCGTATACAACACGAAGGACAAAGAGGAGGCTACGATTGGTGGTCACGCGATCACGGATGAAATGTGCGTCAACTATATGCACTACTATCCGGCAACCGAGCTCGAGGTCTGCAAGAGCGCTGTTTCTAATAAAGCGTTGGAggattatttcaaatttgaaaaacG ATGGGATAACATGTCCATATCATTTGAGGCTGCACCCCGTGCTAACTACCTCTCCATTAAGCCGTGGACTCCTCTGCGAGCTAAGGCGTTACACATGTTGTATACTGAGTCACCGATATCGATGCAGTGCAATAAGTCCGATGGGAATCGATTCCAG GGAGATTGGGAAGGTATAGAAATACCTAAAATTAAGGTGCCATTACGCGAGGCACCCAGATTTTGTCCGAAAATGCACAGTAACCcttaa